The sequence below is a genomic window from Bacillus sp. SM2101.
TCAGAAACATAATGTAAGTACGACTAGATTAAAAAACTGGGTTGCTAAGTATCGTGAACATGGAGTAGCTGCTTTTGAAAAATCATATACAAATTATTCAATTGAGTTTAAAATGGACGTACTTGATTTCATAGCTGAAACAGGAGCGTCCGTTGAACAAGCTACCTCTCTATTTAATATAGGTGCACCTACCACAGTATTCAAATGGAAGTCTTTACTTGAAACACATGGGATTAACGCTCTTCAATCAAAGGCAAAGGGGCGTTCATCCATGAAAAAAGAATCGAAAAATCAGTCAGGAAAAGAAACCGATAAAACATTACAATCAGAAAATGAGCGATTACGTGCGGAGAATGCATATTTAAAAAAGTTACAAGCCTTAATTCAGGAAAAGAAAAAGTTACGTATCAAGATAAAGCACAAATCATTAATGAATTGAGGCATGAATTTAAGGTTACTCAATTAATAAAAGTTGCTGGTATTCCGCGTAGTACATACTATTACTGGATAAAACAATTGAATAAACCAGATAAATATAAAGAAATAAAAGAAGTCATCCAACAGATATTTGATGAAAACGAAGGTCGTTATGGCTATCGTCGTATCACATTGGAATTACGTAATCAAGGATATGTACTCAATCATAAAACAGTCCGACGTTTAATGATTAATATGGGGTTAAAATGTCTTGTCAGAATGAAAAAATATCGATCGTACCGTGGTAAAGTAGGAAAAATAGCGCCTAATATTTTAGAACGTGATTTTCATGCGACAAAGGCAAATCAAAAGTGGGTTACAGATGTAACCGAATTTCATTTATGTGGTGAAAAGCTATATTTATCACCTATTCTCGACCTTTATAACGGAGAGATTATCGCTTATAACTTTGAAAAGCGTCCTGTCTATCCTCTTGTTTCAAAGATGTTGGATAAAGCTTTTAAGCAATTGAAAGATGGAGATTGTCCTATACTTCACTCAGATCAAGGTTGGCATTATCAGATGGGGAAGTACCAACATGCATTAAAGGGACATGGACTTACACAAAGTATGTCACGTAAAGGAAACTGTTTAGATAACGCAGTCATGGAGAATTTCTTTGGCTTATTGAAAAGTGAACTTCTTTATCTTAAAGAATTCGAGAGTATGAATCATTTTATACTAGAATTAGAGAAGTACAT
It includes:
- a CDS encoding IS3 family transposase (programmed frameshift), producing the protein MTKYSLETKLAAVNAYINSSDSFKVTAQKHNVSTTRLKNWVAKYREHGVAAFEKSYTNYSIEFKMDVLDFIAETGASVEQATSLFNIGAPTTVFKWKSLLETHGINALQSKAKGRSSMKKESKNQSGKETDKTLQSENERLRAENAYLKKLQGLNSGKEKVTYQDKAQIINELRHEFKVTQLIKVAGIPRSTYYYWIKQLNKPDKYKEIKEVIQQIFDENEGRYGYRRITLELRNQGYVLNHKTVRRLMINMGLKCLVRMKKYRSYRGKVGKIAPNILERDFHATKANQKWVTDVTEFHLCGEKLYLSPILDLYNGEIIAYNFEKRPVYPLVSKMLDKAFKQLKDGDCPILHSDQGWHYQMGKYQHALKGHGLTQSMSRKGNCLDNAVMENFFGLLKSELLYLKEFESMNHFILELEKYIYYYNHKRIKVKLRGMSPVQYRMHALEAA